The region GGATTTTTAATTTTCCCCATGATCACTGTACAATGATGTTTCTGAAACTACTAAGAACAACATTCTTTCAGAATAAGTGTTTTCTCATCCGTGTGACCTAGCTTTGCCCTTTCGAGAAATGGTGAAAAGAGTATGATGGCCCTGTCTGTGGAGGAGGGCCTGGAGGCTGCGAAGTGAAGCTGGCTCGCTCAAGGCACTGAGGAGCAGCAAGGTTGGGCCTGGGCTGGTTTGACTGAGTGGACCAGTGGGGTTTGCAAGAAGCCATCCAGACAGGCAGAGAGCTGCGCAGAGCGATGGGGACATAAGAACAGTTCCAGGGATGGGGCGCCATGCTGGGGAGTTCCCTTTGGGTCATCTGGTCCTCCACACCCAGGAACACAGCAGACTCAGGTCAAAGGTGGGATTGATGGAATTAGAGGTAAGCCTGGTGCCTGCTTCAAAATGCACGTGGGTCTTTGTCACTCACCCAGCAGGGATGGCGGATCACATGAGATGTATGTTCAGACTCCTCTGCTCCAAAACCTGGATGGGCTTCCCTTGACAGTGTCCAGACTCCTCAGCCGGATAAGCCGGCCCTTCCCAAATCCCCAGCAACCTGAGCTCCCTCCAAGCTCCCCTTCAAAGCCCCTTCCCAGGTacctctgccctcctggaggGCCCCCTCCCCATGAAACATCCGAATGTGGCAGCCACGGCGATGCCACCTCTGCCAAATTCCCGCAGACTTAGGATCTGCAGACACTTGGCAGGAATACTGCTGTGAAGGTGAAACAGCATGGGTCCCCCACGGCACCTAAAGGCAGGGGAAGGTGGGAAATATCACTCTGCATGGTTTTTTAATGCTGGGGACCCAGCTGTCCCTCCAGAAATACTTCCTAATCAAATTACCAGTCTTCCCCTCAAAAAGATGTCATCCTTCTCTCCTCAACAGCAGAGTGGGATGGAGCAAGGTCTCCAGAAAAGGCCAAAGGAGCCTGGAAAAGACTTTGAGAAGGCCAGCTCTCCATGAATATGGCTGAGTCCTGGGGAAGTGCCAAGAGACGCAGAATCCATGGTTCCAGGACTTTTCTGTGGCCACCCACAGGGTTTTCCAGTCCTAGGATGCGTCTCCTGACTGTGACTCATGGATGGGCAGACCGTGCTGGGGGAGGTGGCTGGCTGGGTCTTTGAGCAGAAGGCCTGGGATCTCTGGGGCTACAGACAGCTCTGCAGAAATGGAATGCTGCCAAGGGACCCCAGGGACTGATTTCAGGCACCTCCCCACAGAGCAGTGCCTACTGGCTGCCTCCTTGTGGGCAGAGCTGAAACCAGGACCCCTTGTGGAACTGGACTTCTCTAGTTTTTTCCTGCACTTTTAAAATGGGTTACAGTAGGTGAATTCTAAGAACTGGGCATGTTTCCAGACTCAGTGATTCTAAGCTTCCCCCACAGATGGAGGGGCATCCCCACTGCCCCCACCATACTCTCAACACTGCTCCTTTATCCTGTCTGCACCAACCTTCTGATTCTGTGATCATGCAGGGGTTAATTGACATCACACTGAAACTTAAACAAACTGAACCATGCCTGTTCTCATTGTCaatgcttgttttgtttgtttttttgtttgtttgttttaacctgccatgatttaaaattctatttttaaaaaagctataaaAAGACAGACATTATCTATCAAGTGCTGGCAGGAATGTGGAGAAATGAGAAACACCACATAGGGTTGGTGGGGATTTAAAAcaatgcagctgctttggaaaacagtttggtggtttctttgaAAGTTTAGAGGTGGTTTTATCATTacaactcagcaattctactGCTAGGTATATgctcaggagaaatgaaaacatatgcctaCACAAAGACTCACATGAGAATGTGCATAGCAGCTTCATTCACAAGAGCCCACCAACCGGAAACCACTCAAGTTTCGATCgactgatgaatggatacacaaaacGTGGTCCTTTACAACAGAATGCTGTTCAGCCACGCAAAAGAGCGAAGCACTGATGCACGCTACAACACTGATGGACCTGGAAAACGTGATGCTGTGTAAGAGAAGCCAGACACCACAGACCACAGATTTAATGAggccatttatgtgaaatgtccagaacaggcaaatccacagagactgAAAGCAGGTCAGTGGGTGCagagctggaggaggggctggatgGGGACAGGAGTGACCCTTAACAGGCACGATTTCTTGGGGGAGGACAACAGAAATGTAAAACTGGACTGCGGTGACAGTTGCATATCggcaaatatactaaaaatctttgaattgtacacttacaaGGGGTGAATTTCATAGCATATAAATTACACCCTAATACAGTAGCTGTAAAATCATTGCTCACCTATCGTTAATGTACACGTCTGAATCGCTTGCTCCCTGTACGGGCCCCCTTCCCAGAGGCTCTGGCCACCTCACCAACCATCACAGAACTTTGATGAAACCCCAAGGGCTCCTGGAGAAGGGGGGCTGTAGCAATGGGGCCAGGAAGTGGATCCCCAGCCCTCCTCATGAGAGATGTTGGAACAAGGATCACCCAAAGGGAAACTTTCACAAGACGTGTGGAGAGAGGGCCACAACAGTTCAAATGCAAGGAAAACAGGAGTTCTCCAGAAACGGGCCTGCAGTTGCTCCAAACCTACACCCAGAGGAGAGGCCCCACTGCGATCCAGCAGTCCCAAGTGGCTGGGTCATTCTACAAAGAGGGGGAGACATAAGAATGCCACAGGGAGGGAAAGAACGCAGTCCTTGGGATCTCAGGGCTTGGCACTGCCTGTGGGCCCTcacccaccccccaacacacacacttggGAAGCTCACATCCTACGTTACGGGGCAGATGTGCCCAGCCCAGGTCAGAGGCAGCAGAGGGGGACCCTCTTTGGAGCGTGCTGGAGTCGGGGGTGGCCGAACATGGCTGGAGACTCACTCCTCTCTCCAGCCCACAGCATGAGCACACTGCCGGGTAGTGAGGCCTCATGGACAGAGCTGTAAGCAGCTGCAGTTTACCCTCTGCACAAATCCGCCTACCGATATGGCACTGGTCAGCGTCAGGATGGCGCCCGTTGGGAGCTCCTTCCCAGTGGCAAGGTTTGAGACTTCCCCGGGAACCAGTACCCAGTCCCATATGGCCAGGCCTGCCATGCTCCCCACGAAGGCCTCAGAGCTGTCAAACCCACCCCCAATGCTGTCTTGCTCCTGACCTAGCACAAGGGACCCTCTGGGAGGAATCTCGTAGCCCTCCCTGAAGTGGGAGCCGGTGGCCACTAGCCTGCTGTCCACATGGAGCCAGTACCTGCCCAGGATGGATGTCCAGATGACGCACACATGGTGCCACCGGCCATCTAGCAGAAGCTGGAGGGGCAGCTCCCTGAAGGCCGGATCTCCAATCACAAAGTGAACAGAGCCGGGGACCAGGGAATTGCGGCCATACAGAACCAACTTGTTGTCATTTTCTTCAGTGGCATAGGACAGAAGGGTGCCCAGGTGGCCCGAGGCTGTGCGGATCCAGCTGCAGATGGACAGGGCCCGCAGGCTGGTGAGGAAGCCAGGGCAAAGGAAGACCACGTTGTTGGCGGAGGCATTTGGGAAGACGAGCACTGGGCCCACGTTGCAAACTAGAaatggagggaggaaagaaagcctGTACCACAAGGTCACCCAGGAGCACCCAAGTCACAGGCACTGCTCTCCAGGCGGGTGAGCCGAACACCCCTGGTGGCTGACCACGATTGAGCACAAACGGTGAGGGCGGCGTCTCATTTATCCTGATGCCATCAGCCCCATTGTACGGATGGGAAGACTGGCAACCAGGTACTTTGCTGAGAGTGAGCCTGAGCTGCATTCCTCACCAacagagagccctgggtgatggcTTGTGGCCGCTGTAACAAATTCCAACAAATGCAGTGGctcaaaacaacacaaatttagcatctcacagtctggaggtcagaagtcacaTTTGGGATCTCCCTGGGCTAAAATCATGGTATGGGCAGGGCTGGTCCCTCTGGAGGCTCTCTGGGAAGCCTTTTGCTGCCCCTCTGCTCTCGTCCTAATCTCTCCATCCCTGAAACTGACCCATCttataaggacccctgtgatgACATTGGTCGATGGGACCATCAAGGATCCACTCCCATTCCAAAATCCTTAATGCCATCTGCAAAGTTCTCTCGCCTGTGAGGTGACACATCCACAAAGTCCAGGACCAggacgtggacatctttgggagcATAACTCCTTTGACCAGACTTCCTGCCAGATCTACCTGATGGAAgagtgggtggggcaggggtggggcatcTGGTCTGAGGTTCTGATTGGCAGGCTGGGGGCTGAGCGAGAAAATCTGCATTTTCAGCCTGCCCACCTATTGGGTGCCAGGGCGGAGGGCTTCTGTGGCCAGCTCCCAGCTCCTCTCTTCACTTGAGTGGCTCTTGTCATAATCCAGGGCAATGGTCCTCAGCTGGAGATGACCATGCCCCCAGGGGACATCTAGCAACATCTGTAGACAGTTTTGCTTGTCAGAATTTTGGGGCCCCCAAACCTATAGCCCCCACTTTCCTGGGAGCCCTGGTGGGTCCCTCCAGGTCATCCAGTCAGCCCGGTCTTATTGGTGAGGCCCCTAGAACCATGGAGATGGAGGGAAACCTGCTTCAGTTTAATGGGACTCTGAGGGCTGCAAAGTCAGACAGAGGAGGCAGCCCTGTCCAAACTGAGAGTTAAAGATGAGCTGGCGTCCGGTGGGGAGGCTGGgaatgctgctaaacaccctCCAGTACCCTGGACACCCCACAATTAGGGACTACCCAACCCCAAATGCCAGTGGAGTCACTGTCAGGAAACACTAAACTAGGAGATCGGATATGGAAAAGCAGAACTGGGGGGCCTCCATGGGTGGGCACAGACCCCACGGGGTACTGGCTGAGGCTGGGGCCCTGCAGAGGTTTCCTGCTGTCGATGGCTGAGGACTTCCTGGGATCCGGCCAAGACTACTGAGGGTGATCGCCAACTCTGAGTGGACATTTACTGCCTGCAGGTGTGCGCCCTGGGTAGCCTGACTTGCAGACAAGCTGTCACCTGGATGGTTCTTTTCCTCTAGGGTGGGGCTTGGGGGGTGGAGAGCAGTGTCGTCTCCCCAAAGCCCTGGGAAGAAGGCCTTTTGAAGGGGACTGGAGGCCCCAGGAGGCACCGGAGGGAAAAATGGAGATTAATGGGGAAGGGCAGGCATGCTGCTTACTCTCTCCTGGGCTCTCGGGGGTCCGTGCCGGCTGGCTGCCTGGACCTGGGAGCTTGTGCGTCCCCTGGAGAGGGCGAGTAAAGTCCAGAGGTGGCTCCCTGGGCTCAGGTGGAGCCCCGAGTGCCTGCCTGCCCCGCTGCAGCTGTGGGGAGCTCGGGCTTGATGATCTAGGCTGGGCTGGGGTCACCCCCAGGGTGGTGGTGCCAGGACTGGCCACCTGTAGTTGCCCCTCGAGAGTGGCCAGCCGGGCACCCTGGCTCTGGACGAGGGGCATCAGGTGAGCCAGCGCATCCTGCAGGGCCCGCACATCCAGGGCCAGGCTGGAGAGGGCGTCCCTCTGCGcctcctgctccttcctctcccgGACACACTGCCGGCTCCTCTTGCTCAGGGCGGTGTCTAAGGCCAGCAGCCTGGAGTCCACCTTCCGGCTTCTGCGCTGTGTCTTCCGCATCCAGGTCTTGAGGTGGCCCAGGTCCTCCTGCATGGTGGCCTGCACTGGTTGAGTGCCAGGGCCACAGCCTGGCTCCTGTGGGCCAGACTCTGGAACCGGGCCTCGAAATCGAAGGACAGGTTGTAGTTGCTGGCAATGCCCTGCAAGTGCGTTAGTGCCGCCTCTTGGAACCTCTGAAACTGCAGAGAGAACACGAGCTGTCACGGGGGATTCTATCCTCACAGCAATGCAGTGAGGTGTGGGCTGATCTCTGCCACCAGCCCTGGCTCTAGCCCCAGCTCTGCGCTGCAGGGAGTGAGGGCTCCACGGCCCAGCTCCCATCCCACCCTGTGCCCCACGCTCTTCACCCTGTGACCCTCAGGATCCTACCCGCCAGCAGACCCATAGCTGGATGGGCTTTGTGTTTGTAGGGTCAAAGTAGGGAGAGCTTGGTACAGCCCTGATGCAGGTGGGGTACCCAGGAACCTGCCATGAACGCACACAGGAGTCTCTGCTCTGTAGGGGACTTAAGACCTCGTGCCCCAAGCCCAGTGGACTGCCCTCCACTACCCAGAGTCCCGCCCAACCCTCACACTCAGCTGGCTTGTATTCAGAATGGAGCCCACCAAACCTATTGCAGGTTTCCAACCATCGGTGAAGATAGTCAGCTGATAAAAAGAACTGGAAACTCCATTCTGAGCCCACAGAGCACAGAAGCTGACTACTGTTTCGGTACCATCTGTCCTTTGTCtgctatcaattaaaaaaacccaactgTCCCAAATGGTGGGTATACTTACTTGTTCCTCTAGTCTACGGAGCCTCTCGaaaaatggtttcctttgcctCACAGGGCCAGCTTCCTGCAACAAAGCCCCAGGAAGATACATAAGcacaaaaaggaggaagaaaaacaaggGTTTCCTCCCTGGGCAGCCCATTCTGAGCAGGATGAGAAGCGGGAGGCACCCTGCCTGCTTCAAGCTGCTGCCTCTCCCCACGCTCCTCCCAGCTCTCCTGGGGAgtggttttcctttttctgctcCAGCTGGGAGTCAGGTACTTTCTGCTACCTTAACGAAAGGCATTTGCTCTGGAGAGTTGGAGGTTCCCAAGGACACGAGCTTAAAACAGATGCAAACAGTTTCTTTGGAAAATAACTCTACTGGGTGCAAGCCTGGGTCCAGCTGGCAGACAGAGGCGATTGTTTTAGCAGGAGCGCATGGACTTATGTTCCCACATGACAGGGATCCCACTGGGACCTAGGGAGATGTTAGAGCCAAGTCTGCGGTGGGGTCCAGCA is a window of Vicugna pacos chromosome 18, VicPac4, whole genome shotgun sequence DNA encoding:
- the PTX4 gene encoding LOW QUALITY PROTEIN: pentraxin-4 (The sequence of the model RefSeq protein was modified relative to this genomic sequence to represent the inferred CDS: inserted 1 base in 1 codon), which produces MGCPGRKPLFFFLLFVLMYLPGALLQEAGPVRQRKPFFERLRRLEEQFQRFQEAALTHLQGIASNYNLSFDFEARFQSLAHRSQAVALALNQXQATMQEDLGHLKTWMRKTQRRSRKVDSRLLALDTALSKRSRQCVRERKEQEAQRDALSSLALDVRALQDALAHLMPLVQSQGARLATLEGQLQVASPGTTTLGVTPAQPRSSSPSSPQLQRGRQALGAPPEPREPPLDFTRPLQGTHKLPGPGSQPARTPESPGEICNVGPVLVFPNASANNVVFLCPGFLTSLRALSICSWIRTASGHLGTLLSYATEENDNKLVLYGRNSLVPGSVHFVIGDPAFRELPLQLLLDGRWHHVCVIWTSILGRYWLHVDSRLVATGSHFREGYEIPPRGSLVLGQEQDSIGGGFDSSEAFVGSMAGLAIWDWVLVPGEVSNLATGKELPTGAILTLTSAISVGGFVQRVNCSCLQLCP